Genomic DNA from Oncorhynchus clarkii lewisi isolate Uvic-CL-2024 chromosome 28, UVic_Ocla_1.0, whole genome shotgun sequence:
tggaaggctatttgacccaagttaaacaatttaaaggtaatgctaccaaatactaattgtatgtaaacttctgacccactgggaatgtgatgaaagaaataaaagctgaaataaatcattctctctacttctattctgacatttcacacatttcactattctgacatttatttttaaaataaagtggtgatccaaactgacctaaaacagggaatttttactccgattaaatgtcaggaattgtgaaaaactgagtttaaatgtatttggctaaggtgtatgtaaacttacgacttcaccTGTATATCAAATTAAGACGAGACACAGGTTTAAAGTGATAATACACTTTCAAAAGATTTTCTAATCTTTTGTTGGTTGTTGTTGATTGACCCAGTTTTAAAGTCCATATTCTGGTTGTTTGGTTAGTTTCAGCAGCATCTGTCTACTAGCGCACCTCTGGGCAGGGCTGGACAGGGCTACCTGTAAGTAAGTGGACATTTCCACCCCAAAGTTAGTCAAGTTAGCCAGCTAGGTAGCTTGAgttatttacatttaaaaaacatatatacaGTCAACCAGGTTAGATACCACTCCTACACTCTTTTGCTAGATACCAGTCACACTGCTTCATGAACATTGTGTCGATTGTGACGTATCCACTTCATATTCAAGCCTGCTTGTACTGTAACCCGCAGTGCAATTTGCACAATGCATAGCGCACCCCTGTTTGAACCCACTCTATTACATGGATAATGGAAAATTAAAGTCAGTGCACTTTTGATGAGTTTCATTTATTCATTTAAAATCAGCAACATCTGCAGCGTTGATGTCTCTATCTCAGGTATTTTCCATGGAATTGAGTCTAAGAGACTATGTGGTCCAGTTTGGCAGAGTGTGCTCAAGTGGAATCCGAtcagaacacagacacacaatctcCTCATGGCTTCTCTCAATGTGAATTGGTCCAATCGTCCTGACTGGAAAAACACTTGATGTTAATTAAACAAAGGATTTCCTTTAGACAGGATAGAGGTCTCCCGTCCTGAATTCTACCATATATGAGTTGGCAAACAGTCAAACCACTTTACGTATTTAAATTGTTTGAATTAACAGTTGGTCCCCTTGGGCATTGTTTCCAACGGGGTGTTTGCCACCAACATTTCTCAGTCGTTCTACTGTTCTACTTTAATTGTGCTTAAATGTAGGCCAGATGGTGTGCCAGATAGACTTTGATTCAGAAATGGAACAGGATGTGCTAATTTAATAGAATAACGCCGTGCAAATGGTTTATGGGACGCTTTCGAGATTCCGTTGCGACAAATTGAAATGGAGCTGTGGTACACAATGGATGATCCTCTGTAGctctgttggtagagcatggttctTGCAATGCTAGGATAGTGAGTTTGATTCCCGGGGCCAcctatacatttaaaaaaaaaatatccatgtgtaactgtaaattgctttggatATAAGCTGTTGGCCTAATGGCATACTGTATAATATCTGGGTTGGCATGTTCCTAGATGTAATTTAAGCATGATACTTTCCCATTGAGGCAAGAATGCTGTTATAGACTGatacagttagtgtttgtattATTGGACAAGGGGTTGCTGGGATACTATTTCCAATAGTTTATATATCCCATAGACACAGcaataacaaaataaaacattGCTTGGTGTCCGAGGCTATTTTAGGGGCTGGTTTTGGGGAAAGAACATACTGAAGATTTGATGGATAACTTTATCCTTCCGTTTCTCAAAGTTATTTTTAGAAGAGTTGTTTCATGTTCTTATTAAGTGTATAGAAATATATAGTCTGTAGCCAGTCTGTAGCCAGTATTGTTAGTGTTGGGTTTTGTATACACCAGTGTTTGTACCTTTCCCTCCCATCCGCTCCAATTGGTCTGACAGGTTGGCAGACATTAACATAAACATCTTGGTCGGATAAAATTGTCTTCCAGTAAGTGATGTCTGTAACGTGACGAAGGGGAGGGACTGTCAGCCGTGGGACTATTATCCTCACAATGGGTGACGCAAATGGGGACAAACTATTCACATCCGTCTTGGATGGGGTGCATGTTTCTGAAGTCAGCGGTGTGGAATTCAAAGTCGTGCCTTTTAAACACTGACGTCGTCACGCATCATTCATAGAACCGGAGTTACAATAACTACCCTTTTGTTTTAATaaaagtatatacagtacattaaaaaCAGATTATTTATGACTTTCACGCCTTTTTCCTGACTAAataaacatattcaaataatatgCATTCGTATTTGTTTACCAATGACATTCAAGCCCCCAAAAAGTGCAACAAATTTGAATACATGTCAAAGAAGCAACAGACCTTCTTTTATGATATATTACAATGCAGCTGCTGCTGATAGAAATGTTATTATACATGcactgggtgtacaaaacattaaggacaccttcccaGCACTGAGTTGCACCCCCAGCCTCAATTCTTCGGGGCGTGGACTCTATAAGGTGTAGGTAGCATTCCACAggcatgctggcccatgttgactccaatgcttcccacagttctgtcaagttgatacacacaggaaactgttgagggtgaaTAACCCAGAAGCTTTGCAGTTGTTGACACAaactggtacctactaccataccccattcaaaggcacttacatcttttgttttgccccttcaccctctgaatggcacacatacacaatctgtgTCTAGATTGTCTCAAGGCTCAAACATccttctctaacctgtcccctccccttaatctacacagatttaagtggatttaacaagtgacatcaataagggatcagagctttcacctggattcacctggtcagtctgtgtcatggaaagagcgggtgtccttaatgttttgtacactcagtgtattaacATACCATAACTCAATATCAGGAGACTGGGTTTTCCCATTCCTTCTCCATTTTCATCTGAGATGCCATGGATTACCCAGATACTCTGCAGACAAGAAGAAACAACAGAAATACTTGTTCAGTTCATTGTGTCTACTGCAGGCAGCAGATCACATTTGAACGTAATCATTCAACGTTCTCTCAGCCGTGTTGAACTAAAAAGTCTAGAAACATGGTCATTTCTGGCACAAACACATTTATTTACGGGTCACTTTGCTGTACAAGGGGTTTGAACTCACTCTGAGCCGGAGTTGGGCTTGGAATACTGCTGCAGCTCGCGTAAGTATTGATTGATATTTGCTGTGGAAACAACAGAACAACGTCATTAGCCATCACCCATAGCATATCAGTCTTAATAAGAAGTGATGTTTATATCAAGCCTTGGCACTAGTATGTCTTACCTAAACTGTAACTGTTGGGGCTACCCAAGCCTGGTCCAATTTTCTTTGCAACACCTGATGTTGACCCGGCACCACTCAGTCCTGTCCCTCCTGATCCCCTAGTACCCACTCCTGTTGCACTTGACCCTGGCCCGCCCATTCCTGTGTTGCCAAACAATGTATTGCCGTTTCCTGTTGCAGATGCAGATGCAGATGCGCCCCACCCACCTATTCCTGCCATCGATCCTGTTCCAGCAGTTGACCCCCGGTTACCTTGCCCCGTTGCACTCggccctacccagcccatccctGTGTTACCAGTTGCACCCGGGCTACCCATTCCGGTCTGAAACATAATAAGACAAAAGAGAATGATGTTAGGTGAAAATACTGTCATTAAATACAGTTCTATGAGAATGTATGTGAGCTATATCACTGTGgcagtggttctcaatcctggtGCTGGGGACACAAAGGGATGCACCTTTTTGTTTTTGCATTGGCACTACAGGCCTGATTTAGATCATCAAAGCTTGGACTTTCAAAgctcaggtagcctagcggttaagaacgttcggccagtaactgaaaagtcaAGGCAACTAGGGGGAAAAtctgtagatttggccttgagcaaggcatttaacccgaATTGtacctgtaagtcactctggaaaaGTGTATGCTGAATGactcaaatacaattttaaaaaaaattatgtaaAGGCTTATGAGTTGCTCATTTGAAAAATGTGCATCCCTTTGGTTCCTCAGATACTTCTGGTGGAACGACCCTTTCTGGGCTGTAAGCCTTGCTATTATATTTTGCAATACAATAGCCTCCACCATCCAAAGATAGCCATTAGCTAGTTAGGGGGCCTCTCTTGCAGGGAGGTGCCCCCAAAAAATGCAGGAGTCGTTGTCGCTCTCTCGTGCAATACTCTCGCTTTCATCCAAGCAAATGCTCAAGGCGCATGCTAGACACAAATGTTGGAGAAGCGGGTGTAACCACAAGCTCCAGGGAGAGACAACACAGTTTGCCGCTGACCCCAGGCATACAGGCAGAGTTTGGGTTCCAAGGTACCCAGGAGGAACCCGGGGCAAACTGGAAGCacgaacgggggggggggggggggggggctgacagcACTTGCAACCCACACACTCGCTTTGCAGGCGTAGGGTAGACAGAAAAGTGGGTGCTTTCCTGTGGCAAAAAAAAGAAGCACAATAGACTGTCCTATGTGATGGGGTGAAGGCTTGGAGCGCACCCTCAAAACGACACAACATAAAGTGGAGTCCTGTGTGAAAGGTGAGATAGCAGTTAACTGGTCCTAGGAGATCTTCCCTCTGTTTCCAAGGAATGATATGTGTAGGTCACACCACTTCTCTGAAAACGCATCGCCCATTTATCAAACAGTGGGCGTGTGGGAGGGGCCCTGGCACTAAGACACATTATACCTTGGGCCATACACTTGTCATGCACTGCACTCTTCTGCTGTGACTCTATCGTAGTCTGTCCCATGCATCCCCAATACATTTGTAGTACTATTTAAATTCTGCTATTACAGCCCTTGGCCTTTCTGTATCCTACCATGTTTTCAAATATTTGATTTTGCGTTGGCATTGGATGGGAGAGCCCTTCTTCTCTCATGAATATCTTTATTTATATATAGCTAGGGAGCAGAAAAGCGTAGTGCATAGGGGAAGTAACAAAACACCTTGATATCAGGGATGCGCATTCAAGCAGATGCAGAAATGTAGTTAGGATGGAAGAAATTACATAGTAAAACCTGCAGAAGTGTGAATGTAAACCAGGGAAAAGATGCCCTGTGTccaataaaaaaacacacaaccccCCGCAAAGAAAAAACGAAAGTTAGACAACCCTCGCCTATTCTggaccccacccccccccacctgGATACATTTTTGACTTTCCCATAGCTTTCATTTTCAACTAAAGTATTTTCCTAGAGATAATTGTCATCGTAAATCTCATTTGCATGATTAGATCTTTTGACCAGTGTCTCAACTCTATCCCTACAGCGAGGACGGAAACAATTTCTGGCCTCAGTTTGACTTCTAAATCATTTTCTGTCTATATTTAAACGGCCCTTATCTCTGACCTGGATGAAAGCCCAGTACTAAACCACAGAACAGATCTTCCTTTACCCTGGAGCCACAGTTGGCCAGGGAGGCGTTGAGGCTCCGGATCTTGTCGTTGAGGATTTTGATCTCGCCCTCCTTCACCTTCATCGCTGTCTCCCCCAGGTCCTTGTCCCCCTGCAGCCTCATGCGGCCCGTCAGCAGCTTCTCCATCTCTCGGTCGTATTTCTCCTGGGTCTTCTGCAACTTTTCTTGGTGCTCCAGGGCCATGGCGCTGCGGTTATGGCTGCACCAGTTGTGGTCCTCGGCTAGCTGGTCTTTCTCCGCCTGCAGCCTGGCGCTACGGCCCTGGATCTCCGACACCTGGGAGCCTACGTTGTCCAGGTAGTGCTGGAACTTGGTCTCCACCTCGCGGGACAGACTGGAGCAGTTGTTGCGGATCTGGTCCAGGTGGTCGCGCTGCTTCTCACAGGTGAGCAGGAAGGGGCTGACTTTGGGCAGGAGGGTGTCGATCTTCAACAGGAAGGCTTTGGAGACGTTGGAGATGCCGTCGAGGGATTGGACAAAGTCATCCTTGCACTTCTTCCTGTAGCTCTCCAGCTGTTTCAGCAGGGAGGTCTTGTCCCTCCGGAGGGAGATGGCATCCAAAGTGAGGGTGTCCCGGTCCTTGGCTGTGTTCTCTATCTCAATCCTCATGAACTGCACCGTCTGACTGAAGTTGGAGCTCACTAGCTTTAACAATTGCTCTAGCCGCTGGACCTGGTTTTCAtgtatattgttgttgttgcctgGAAACgttttttaaagaagaaaaaaagaaagaaacatGTTTTGTGTTAATACTTCTGAACCACTATCAGATTTTGTCCTGGATTCAATCTGAGGAGCGCTGTCGACAATGCACCTTTTAAAGGCAGATTTGGGCTCAACAGAAAATTCCCTCTAAACCAAGCACGCTACAAGGTGGCTTGGATTGAACCCCAGCCCTGTGTTGGTTTTAAGTGAATTCAGAACGGCGAATAAATCACTTAAATGATATTTTCACGATTTCTGCTCTTACTTAGGTACTACAGCAGCAAGCATTTTCCAAAAAACTGTGAAGACAAAATATCATTGCCAAGTTGTAATTTGCTCCTTGCGTATTCTTGTCCAAAGAAATACCAGTTAGGAAAGTTAGGAAATCTAGTAGGAATAGGAAAGCTCATCTGTGAATCACAAGGATGAGATTCTGTGTGGACGTTTGAACATATGCAACACTAGTGCAGAGCAGAGCAATGAAAGCATTGGTTTGTCTTTAAGATCAATTGTCTTACCATTTAGTGTTATCATTGGTGTCATGGTTCTGGGGCATCGGTTCATGCTAAGTTGAATCTGACAGCTTCTCTTATCGTTTTCGCATTGATTCTGTGGACATTAATAACATATATGCATCACATTTTGTCAGCTAATTATTGTTGACAGTTGTTTTATACATATATTTCATACAACTGACAAACTTCAATCTGAACGTAACTGGTGATTGCTAATGTTTATGAAATAACACTGTTTTAACCCTTTCAGGTATACATTTGCTGAAATGAATGGATATAATGATCGCTGAAATAATAATGCATATGATATACATAATGTACCTGAATGTGGTGTGTTTGTTGTTAGGTGTGTTATTTCATGTTCAATTACACTCAAATCTAAATCAGTTACCACattaaaaaatgtctaaaaagtgTCATTGTAATATTCAATAAACCATTCACTGTGaccccactgtatgtactgtattgatgtcgttgtgttgaatattaaaaaaaacaaactatTCTCTAAAGTATTTCAAAATATCAAAAAACATCACCGCAACCGTCTAAGCATTGACCACTGAACCAGTCTCAGCACTTACCGCTTGGTCTCTGAGATGGGTGATGAATATGACAGATTTGTTTGCCATTTGACGCAGATTTATCATTTCCTTGTTGTTGCGCATCTTGTCGGTCTGAGTGGCATTCAGGAGAAGCGTCAGATTCTTTTTCTGCTGCCGGAGGTTCATGTTGTCAACGGAGAGGCGGTTGAAGCTCTTCTCCAGGTCTCGGACCCGGCTCTCAGCTGCCGCGTCCGGGGACCTCCCGTAGACCAGGAAGAGAACGAGACTGACGATGATGAGCGACTGGatcagagaggagaagaagaagacaaccCTCATGTAGTAGCCACAGCTCTTCCCACTGGGCTTCTGGATCTTCCTCCTGGCCTCCAAGCCAAACTTGGCCTGGGAGTAGCTACTGTTGTACATGGGTGCTCAGCCTCAgatgcacagtacagtacagtacagtacagtacagtacagaacacccTTACTACAGCCAAGCCCAGACAGAACTAAGACGGTTCAAATGGGTTCCACTTCTTGAGGACCAAATGAAATACCAAATAAATAGAAAACTCAGTCCCTGGTAGTGGTGTGGTTCGGCGATAGTATCCCCCTTCTGACTTAAGGTAGCGCACAGTGGCAGTCCAAACAGTAAAGTTCTAGCCGTTTCCTCTCCTGAGCATTGTCTGAGAGTGAgaagacaggattgtgtaaaCATCGTCAAGAGTTTTATAAACACCTCGCCACACTTCCCATTCTGGAAACACCTTCCTGACCCCCTCCCCACCCCTGGACATCATGTCAGAGGTTAAcataacattacacacacacacacacacacacacacacacacacacacacacacacacacacacacacacacacacacacacacacacacacacacacacacacacacacacacacacacacacacacacacacacacaccatcaagtACACAcatatacgcacgcacgcacgcacacatacatataACATCATGCACACATGAAAACACACTGTTTTTTACCCCTGGCCCCCTGCGGTGTTAGCCACCCCTTTGTTTGACAACATGTCAGCAGACGTGACAAGAGATAGTGATCCTGAAATTCCATGCTCCGAAGAGGGAAAGAGATAATAATCTTAGGAAAAGTCTTTGGGTATAACAGTCCTAAGTACTATTTAACAAGGTGTACCTAAACTGTACCGGTATATGTACCTAATATGTATTACATAGGTATTAGGGACACTTAAATGTGATGGTTTTTGTAGGCATCATATATAATGGTCTTTCATTTTCCTTGAGCGATCTAAACCCTTAACCGCTCTCTGATTAGTTGTAGGGTTCAGAGAGGTTATTGTTGACAAGTATTTAGCATAGGTAGGTACATGCATGTTCACACTCTTGACAGGTATATGATCCATTAACAATTGTTCTGATCTTTGTGCTGACTTTTGTGCTGACAATTGTGCTGACCATTGTTCTGACCATTGTTCTGAAGATATTATTTGTTCTGAAGATTTGATCTGTATATGTTATCTTCCTCCATAACTGCCTTTCTCAAAATGACACATTGTAAAGAcctaattcccccccccccccccccaaaaaaacttttTTATGGGATCATGAACATGGTTTCCTGTGCACGGCTCCACTAGTTAAGTGGCAGGACAATAGTAGGCCTACACGTTGTTCCACAGAGTATCAGAGCCAGCAACCCTTTGATGCTGTGCGTCTCAACCCAACTTGCTGACGTGGGCAGCCATTGTTGCTGTGCCAACCCCCGTCTTTAGAGGAAGCAGTAATTCACCAAGGTATTAGAATTGGCCATTTCCGAGTTTTTACCATCAGGACAGATCACAGATAAAGCTTGGGAACAAAAGCAGGATATCAGGGACAAACACAGAAGTAcacacaaaatgttgaatattgagAATGAATTGGGTTGTTTATTTGGAGCATAAACAACCGGTATTCTGGTAAATGTTGTCAGAATACAATTGTGGTTCGAACCACACGTGTAATAAAAACGTGCATCCCCTTGGGTACCTGTCTCCTAGAATTCTATTCTGGCGACTCAACTCCTTCACTCTTCTGTTGTAGATGGCCCTTTAGGACTATGACAGAACGTGGTACTGGTGTAGTTTTCCGCCTATAGTTTCCACCTAGGAGTACAGAGAAGCAACTGCCAGATGTATCATAATAGCCAAGAAGTAAAGCTGCACTGAGAGCCGCATTGAAATAGAATACATTGAATACATGGAGCAGGGTGAAAAATCTCATTAAAACACAATTGAAATGTATTTTCGGAAGGGCTGTGGTCACTATTCAATTAATACAtgcaatatatacagtgccttcagaaagtattcacacccaaaTGTTTTCTCTAAGCGGCACGTGGACTTGCTCCAAAGTGACTGGCTCAGAAAAAAATCAGCCTGTGCagatgtaaccggtgtgaaatggctagctagttagcagggtacacgctaa
This window encodes:
- the LOC139387238 gene encoding plasmalemma vesicle associated protein a, encoding MYNSSYSQAKFGLEARRKIQKPSGKSCGYYMRVVFFFSSLIQSLIIVSLVLFLVYGRSPDAAAESRVRDLEKSFNRLSVDNMNLRQQKKNLTLLLNATQTDKMRNNKEMINLRQMANKSVIFITHLRDQANQCENDKRSCQIQLSMNRCPRTMTPMITLNGNNNNIHENQVQRLEQLLKLVSSNFSQTVQFMRIEIENTAKDRDTLTLDAISLRRDKTSLLKQLESYRKKCKDDFVQSLDGISNVSKAFLLKIDTLLPKVSPFLLTCEKQRDHLDQIRNNCSSLSREVETKFQHYLDNVGSQVSEIQGRSARLQAEKDQLAEDHNWCSHNRSAMALEHQEKLQKTQEKYDREMEKLLTGRMRLQGDKDLGETAMKVKEGEIKILNDKIRSLNASLANCGSRTGMGSPGATGNTGMGWVGPSATGQGNRGSTAGTGSMAGIGGWGASASASATGNGNTLFGNTGMGGPGSSATGVGTRGSGGTGLSGAGSTSGVAKKIGPGLGSPNSYSLANINQYLRELQQYSKPNSGSEVSG